TGGAAGCCTCTTCAGAGCCCTCTCTGGACGTCAGAAAGCTCCCTGCATACGCAAGGAGCCGGTTCAAAACGCCAAAGTCCAGGGAGGGGCGGAGCCCCTCCGGGCCTCCCCATAGCAGGGGTAACGGCATTTCTCAGACACACTCTGAGGGGGTCTCTCTGCCTATGGGCAGGGGCGAGGAGGTATGGAGGGGATCTCCCTCCGGGGAATCATCGCACGGTCGACGCGTTGACAGTTTGGGGGTTTTCGTTTAGAATAGGCATGTTCAGCCGCCAGTCTTCGGCTTGTGGGCAAGCCTGGGACTTAGGCGGCTGGCTTTGGGATGGGGAGTTGCCGCTTTGGGTGAGGCGGAACCCCTGGACGAACGCAAGAATCGCTGCGCGGCGGGCGTCGAAGAGCCTCTCTGTGGGCCCGTGATGCCTTGGTATCGAATCGTGGCGGGAGAGCGCTAAGGAGGATCGATGGCAAAGTATAAGGTTGAGCAGTTGCGTAACGTTGCCCTGTTAGGCCACGGCAGCTCGGGCAAGACCTCGTTGTCAGAGGCGTTGCTCTACGATAGTGGTGGCATCTCTCGCATGGGCCGGGTGGAGAATGGCTCTACTGTGTCCGATTGGGACCCGGAGGAGCAGCGGCGGGGCTTTTCCGTGAACGCCTCCATCATCCCGTGTGAGTGGCAGGGGTATAAGCTGAACATCCTGGATACCCCGGGCTATATGGACTTCATTGGCGAGGTGATCAGCGCCGTGCGTGTGGCGGACGCCGCGATCGTCGTGCTGGACGCGGTGTCGGGCGTGGAGGTGGGGACCGAGGCCGTGTGGGCTCATGCGGATGGGCGCAAGCTGCCTCGGTTCGCCTTTATCAACAAGATGGATCGGGAGAACGCGTCCTTTGAGGGGGCGATCGCCCAATTGCGTGATGCGTTCCCCGGAAATTTCGTGCCGTTGCAGCTCCCCATTGGGGCGGAGGCCAACTTCCAGGGGATCGTGGACCTGGTGGAGCAGAAGGCCTATATCGGGGATAGCGGCGAGCCCTCGGATGTGCCGGCCGAGATGGCCGACGCGGTCGAGGAGGCTCGGGTTCAGCTGATCGAGGCGGCAGCCGAGAGCGATGATGATCTGATCATGAAGTACCTGGAAGGGGAGGAACTGACGCCCGATGAGATCCGGCGCGGCCTCAGCATCGGCGTGCGAGATGGCAGCGTGATCCCGGTGCTCTGCGGTTCCGCCACGAAGAACGTAGGCGTGCATGCCCTGCTGAAGGCGATCGTCGACTTCCTCCCGTCGCCTCTGGAGGCTCCGAAGGAGACGGCCAAGATCCTGGGGAGCGAGGAAGAGGTGGAGCTGACCCCGGATCCGGCTGGCCCGTTGGCCGCGCTGGCCTTTAAGACGGTGGCCGACCCCTATGTGGGCAAACTGACGTATTTCCGGGTGATGTCGGGCACGCTGAAGTCGGACAGCCGGGTGTATAATTCCCGCACTCAGCAGGAGGAGCGTATCGGTCAGCTCTTCACGGTGCGGGGCAAGGAGCAGATCAACGTCGACGAGGTCATCGCCGGTGATTTGGGCGCGGTGGCCAAGCTGTCCCACACGCTGACCGGGGATACGCTGTGCGATCAGGGAACGCCCTTGATTTTGGAGGGTATGACCTTCCCCCATCCGCTGTATGAGGTGGCCGTCTCGCCCAAGACCAAGGCGGACTCGGCCAAGATGGGGCCTGCGCTCACACGGCTGTGCGAGGAGGATCCGACGTTGCAGTGGCGGCAGGAGTCGGCTACCCGGGAGACCATTCTGGCCGGCCTGGGTGAGGCGCACATCGATGTCGCCGTGCGGCGTCTGGAGTCCAAGTTCGGTGTGGGTGTGGAGACCAGCATCCCCAAGGTCCCGTATCGGGAGACCATCTCCCGGGTGGCTTCGGCGCAGTACCGGCACAAGAAGCAGACCGGTGGTGCCGGGCAGTTCGCCGAGGTGCACCTGCGGGTCGAGCCGCTGGAGCGAGGGGCCGGCTTCGAGTACGTCAATGAGGTCTTCGGTGGCGCGATCTCCAGCTCCTTCATCCCGTCGATTGAGAAGGGGATCCGCCAGGTCATGGAGCAGGGTGTGATCGCCGGCTATCCGGTGGTGGACATCAAGGCCGCCGTGTATGACGGCAAGGAACATCCGGTGGATTCCAAGGATATCGCGTTCCAGATCGCCGGGCGAGAGGTGTTCAAACTGGCGGTGCAGCAGGCCGGCCCGATCTTGCTCGAGCCCATCATGAACGTCACCATCACCGTGCCGGAGCAGTACATGGGGGACGTGCTGGGAGATCTGAACACTAAGCGAGCCCGTGTGCAGGGGATGGAGCAGGTGCGTGGGAAGAGCATCATTCGGGCGCAGGTACCGCTGGCCGAGATGCAGCGCTATGGGACGGATCTGCGGTCCCTGACGCAGGGGCGTGGCATCTATACAATGGAGTTCTCACACTACGAGCCCGTCCCCAGCCATATCGCGGAGCGTATCATCGCTGAGGCGAAGCAGGGCAGCAATTCGGACAAATGAACCGCGGGCAGATAGCCCATTTGTGTTGGAGGCCACGGGCAAAGGCGCCCGTGGCCTTTTTCATGGAATGGATTCCCCGCGTCGCTGATGGGCCAGTGCCTCTTGGAGATATCCGATGGCTTCCCTATATGTGTCTTGTGCCTCTCGGGCCAGGCGGAGGAAGCCTTTGTTGACCTGTCCATCCGTGGCCAGGAAGGCCAGCGCGCCCAGGTAGGTGCGCCAACGTGTGTAGCTTCCCTTCAACGTCCCGTCGGGCGCATACATCAGCAGCGGGTGCTCATCACTGGCGATGATGAAGAACCCTGGCAAATCAAAGTGGGTCACGTCCAACGCGGCCCGGAGGCGTCCTTGGGGGGTGTCCGCGTAGCGCTCTGGCGCGCTGCGCACCAATGCATCCAGATCGAACTCCAAATCCTCCAGGAGCGATGGATAGACGGCCACTCCCCAACGGCGGACCATCTGCACGCATCCATTGTAGCCGACGGGCACCGGCGCACAGAGGTCAGCCAGGCCCTCCGGTAGCTGTACGATCACCTGGTGCTGTGCCAGGCTGCCTTGTTCGTCTACAGACCAGTAGATTACCTCCCAATCCTCCGTGGGGTACAGGCCCGGCAGGTTGTTTAGGATTCGATCCTGTTCCGTTGCGCTACTACGTCTTACCGTGTTCCCCGGACGGCGTCGCATCGTTTCCCTCTCTCAGAGCACGTCTGAGAAATCCCGTTGCCCCTGCCATGAGGGCCGCAGGGGCGAAGCTCCTCCGGAAGAATCCCTCTCGGAACGCTCTTGCATACCGTATTCCCTAATCCTCTTACCTTAGCGGACATACTCATTATAGCACAATCAAGCTTGGCCGGTCAGGAAAAACCTTATCCTGGCGAAAGAGGGTGTTCTGGGTCATTGACTTTTCTTTTCCCGTATGGTAGAGTGCTTGTGAAAATATTCTCCGATTGAGGGGTGCTGACGTGGGTGCCTCTCAATGGGGCTGATGTGGGTCCCCTGGCATTCGCTCCTCTGAGCACTGCATCTCGGCTCCTGGCTCAGAGCGAAGGCCACTACCTTCTCGTAAAACCTCGAGGTTTTACTTTCCCTTTCTGGGATCATGGGGTGCTGCTGGGTGGCACCCGAACCAATAGTGATTCGCTTGTGGGCTTCGAGCCCAAAGAAGGAGGGCGATGTCTGGATGGCGCTCTCGTGCTCTCTAGTTTCTTCTAGGAGGTCCCTATGGCTGGATCTGCGACTCCTGCGCGGGTGGCCACCTTCCTGGAGGAGGTGATTGCCGCCACTCCGGGTGATCCGCACCTGGAGTTATGTCTGCAATGTGGCACATGTGGGGGGTCCTGTCCTTCCGGCCCGGATATGGATCATACGCCGCGTCAGTTGTTTGCGATGATCGCTGCCGGCTTGAAGGATGAAGTCCTGCGCAGCAACACCCCGTGGTATTGCGTCTCCTGCTATTACTGTGTAGCCCGCTGTCCCCAGGAAGTCCATATCACCGACGTCATGTATACCCTCAAGCAGATGGCGATTCGGGAGGGGTTGTACCGGGAATCCAGCGCCGCCGAAGTGCCGGAGTTTTCCGAGACCTTTATCGATCTTGTGGAGAACTATGGCCGTAGCTTCGAGCTGGGATTGGCGACCCGGTATACGTTGCGACACCATCCTCTGAATGTCGTCAAGATGGCTCCTATGGGGTTGGAGTTGCTGCGGAAGGGGCGCATGGACTTGACCCCCAAACGGATCAAGGGACTCGATCAATTGCAAGCGATTCTGGCGAAGGCCAGGGAGCTGGGAGGTGCGGCATGAAGTACAGCTACTATCCGGGGTGCTCCCTGGAGCGTAACGCGATCGCGTATCACCGGTCGGCGATGGCGGTTGCAGCCCCGCTGGGCATAGAGTTGGCCGAGATCCAGGATTGGAATTGTTGTGGCGCCACGGAGTATTTCAGCGTGGATTTGCTCCCCGCCTACTCCCTGGTGGCGCGCAATCTGGCGTTGGCGGCCCAGCAGGCGAATGGCGATCAGGTGGTGGCGCCGTGCAGCGCCTGCTTTCTTAACCTGAGCAAGACGGACCGTTACATGGCCGACTCGCCCGAGCTGGCGAGAAAGATCAATACGGCCTTGGCCGCCGGTGGGCTTCACTATGATCCCGGGACCGTGCGAGTGCGTCACCTGTTGGATGTCATCGTCAATGACATCGGGTATGACGCGGTGGCGGCCAAGGTGACCAAGCCGCTGCACGGCTTGCAGGTGGCGCCCTACTATGGCTGCCTGATCGTGCGGCCTGGCTATCAGGGCGTATTCGATGATCCCGAGTATCCCACCTCGCTGGATAAGCTGATGCGCACGTTGGGCGCCAAGGTCGTGGACTTCCCTCTGAAGACCCACTGCTGCGGCGGGCATATGACCCAGATCAGCCAGCCGACGGCTTACGAGCTGATCCGGCGGTTGCTCAAGAACGCCGCCGATTACGATGCGGATGTGATCGTGACGCTGTGCCCCATGTGCCAGCTGAACCTGGACGCCTTCCAGGGCGAGGTCAACAAGTACTTTAAGACGGACTATCACATCCCCGTGCTCTATTTCACCCAATTGATGGGCTTGGCTTTCGGCATCTCGGCCAAGGAGTTGGGAATCGGCAAGGAGTTCGTGGATGCCCGACCGGCGCTCTCCAAGATCGGCGTAGAGGCTCCGGAGCCGGAGGCCCCCAGGCGTCGACGACGGGGAAAGAAGGAGCTCCCCATGCCGAGCATGCCGGAGGAGGAGTGAGCGATGAGCGAAGCGCGCGTTGGCGTCTACATCTGTCACTGTGGAACCAATATCGCCGGGACGGTGGATGTGGAAGAGGTGGCCCGGTGGGCCGGCGAGCAGCCCCACGTAGTCGTGGCCCGGGATTACAAGTTCATGTGCTCCAGCCTGGGGCAGGATCTCATCGAGCAGGATATCAAGGAGCAGGGATTGACCCGGGTGGTGGTGGCCGCCTGTTCGCCCCACATGCACGAGAAGACCTTCCGGGGCGCCTGCGAGCGAGCGGGGTTGAACCCCTTCCTCTTCGAGATGGCCAACATCCGTGAGCAGGATTCATGGGCGACCAGCGACCGTGAGGCGGCAACCCACAAGGCCAAGGCCCTGGTCAAAGGAGCCATCGAGCGGGTCGTCTATAATCAGCCGTTGGAGCCGCTGGAGGTGGAGATCAAGCCCGGCACCCTGATCGTGGGAGGGGGGATCGCCGGGATCACGGCGGCGCTGGAGCTGGCCAACGCGGGGTACCCCGTGTACCTGGTGGAACGAGAGCCGTCCATCGGCGGGCATATGGCGCAGCTGGACAAGACCTTCCCCACGTTGGATTGCTCGGCCTGTATCCTGACGCCCAAGATGGTGGAGGCCGGGCAGCACCCGAACATCACGCTGTTAAGCTACAGCGAGGTGGAGAAGGTCGATGGCTACCTGGGCAACTTCACCGTGACGGTTCGGAAGAAGGCCCGCTATGTGAAGGAGGACCTTTGCACCGGCTGCGGAGAATGTGAGAACCGATGCCCCAAGCGGGTGGTCGACGAGGTCTTCGAGGCGGGGCTGGGCTATCGCAAGGCCATCTACCGTCCGTTCCCGCAGGCGGTGCCCAAGTACCCGGTCATCGACAAGGAGAACTGCCTCTGGTTCCAGATCGGTAAGTGCCGCGTGTGCGAGCGCTTCTGCCCCACGGGTGCTATCGACTATGAGCAAGAGGACGAGATCCTGGAGCTGGAGGTGGGGAACATCATCCTGGCGACGGGGTACGATCTCTTTGATCCACGGCGGATCCCGCAATATGGCTATGGCCGGCTGGCCAACGTGTTCACCAGCCTGGAGTTCGAGCGGATGGTGAACGCGGCGGGCCCCACGGGTGGTCAGATCGTGCTGCGGGATGGGGAGACCAGGCCCAAGAGCGTCGCCATCATCCATTGTGTCGGCTCCCGAGATAAGAATTACAACGAGTACTGCTCCAAGGTCTGCTGCATGTACTCGCTGAAGTTCGCCCACCTGGTGCATGAGCGCCTGCCGGATGCGGAGGTGTACAACTTTTACATCGATATTCGCACTCCCGGCAAGGGATATGAGGAGTTCTATCACCGGCTTCTGGAGGAGGGCACCCACTTCATCCGGGGCCGGGTGGCGGAGGTCACCGATGCGGCGCGCATGCCCGGCGAGGAGGGCAAGATCATCGTCCAGGTGGAGGATACGCTGATCGGGAAGCAGCGGCGCATCCCGGTGGACATGGTGATCCTGAGCGCCGGGTTGGAGGCGCGCCACGATTCCAAGGAGGTGGCGCAGCTGTTTGGGTTGGGATGCGACTTCAACGGCTTCTTCGTGGAGCGACATCCCAAACTGGACCCGGTGGCGACGATGACGGAGGGTGTGCTCATCGCCGGCGCGTGCCAGGGGCCCAAGGATATCCCGGATACGGTGGCGCAGGGGGCTGCGGCTGCGGCCCGGGTGGCGAGCCTGATCAGCCAGCGAGTGGTGGAGATGGAGCCCATCCGTGCGCATATCGACGAGGATCGGTGCTCCGGATGCCGGATCTGCAACGAGCTGTGTCCGTACAGCGCCATCGTGTTCCACGAGGACCGACAGGTCTCGGAGGTGATCACGGCGTTGTGCCAGGGGTGTGGCGCGTGTGTGGCCGCGTGCCCCAGCGAGGCTATCGCTGGCGCGCACTTCACCCGGGAACAGCTGATGTCCCAGATCGAGGGCATCCTGTGGGATGTGCGATCGCTGGCCGGACGGGAATCGGAGAAGGAGGCGGTGTCGGCGTGAGATCGACATCCCCCTTAATGGCTCGCGTGATTGAGGAGAGGTGACCATGAGCGATACGTACGAGCCTGTCATCGTGGGCTTTCTGTGTAACTGGTGCTCCTACCGGGCGGCGGACCTGGCGGGCACGTCCCGTCTGCACTATGCTCCCAACATGCGGCCCATCCGGGTGATGTGCAGCGCCCGGGTGGATCCGCAGTTCGTGCTCAAGGCGTTGCGTGAGGGCGCGGATGGGGTGCTGATCGCCGGGTGCCATCCCGGGGAATGCCACTACGTGGAGGGGAACATCAAGGCGCTCCGCCGGTACAAGCTGCTGCAGCGGTTGCTGGCGCAGTTTGGGATCGAGCCGGAGCGTGTTCAGATCGTGTGGGCGTCGGCCTCTGAGGGGAACGTGTTGGCGGAAGCTGTGGACCGCATGGTGGAGCAGTTACGAGCTTTGGGGCCGCTGCGCTGGCAGGAGACCGTTTTAGGGGGCGATGGCCACGGCCCGGTTGAGGCTGGCGAGCCCGCGGCGGAGGAGGTGTGACCATGGCCGACAAGGGCAAATTCGCGATGTATTGGGCCGCCTCCTGTGGTGGCTGTGAGATCGCCGTGCTGAACATCGGGGAGAAGATCCTGGACGTCGATGCCAACTTCGACATCGTCTTCTGGCCCTGCGCGGCGGACTTCAAGTATAAGGATGTGGAGGGCTACCCGGACGGGTATATCGACCTCTGCCTCTTCAACGGGGCGATCCGAACCTCGGAGAACGAGGAGATGGCCCATCTGCTGCGTCAGAAGTCCAAGATCCTGGTGGCGTTCGGGTCCTGTGCCTATGAGGGGTGCATCCCGGCGCTCGCCAACCTGACTTCCAAGGAGGCGATCTTCCGGACGGCCTATCTGGAGAGCCCATCCACGGAGAACCCGGACGGCGTGCTGCCCCAGCCGGTGACGCAGGTGCCGGAGGGGGAGCTGCACATCCCGGAGTTCTACGAGACGGTGAAGTCGCTGGATCAGGTGGTGTCGGTGGATTACTATATCCCGGGTTGCCCGCCAGAGCCGCATCAGATCATCGCCGTGCTGGATGCGATCATCCAGGGGGCCGAGCTGCCGCCGCCCGGATCGATCATCGGGGCCGGCACGGTGGCGGTATGTGAGGAATGCCCGCTGGAGAAGCACGAGAAGGCCATCAAGCGGATCTATCGCCCCTATGAGAAGCGACCGGAGCCGGGGATCTGCCTGTTGGAGCAGGGGATCATCTGTCTGGGGCCGGCCACGCGCAGCGGCTGTGGCGCCCGCTGTCCGCAGGTGGGCATGGGGTGCCGTGGATGCTATGGGCCGCTGGATGGCGTGGAGGACCAGGGCGCGAAGTTCCTGTCGGCCATCGCGTCGGTGATCGACGTGGGAGAGCCCGGCGGGGAGGAGGCGGATCTGGATCGGGAGATCGAGGCCGTCATGGAGAGCCTGGCGGACCCGGCCGGCACCTTCTATCGGTTCAGCATGGCGCACTCGCTGCTGCGGCGTGCGCGGGTGAACGGTAGCGGCGATGGGGAAGGAGGGACGGCATGAAGCGCATCACGATAGATCCCATCACCCGGCTGGAGGGGCATGGCAAGATCGAGATCTTCCTCAATGACGAGGGGGATGTGGCCAACGCCTACTTCATGATCCCCGAGTTGAGGGGGT
The genomic region above belongs to Chloroflexota bacterium and contains:
- a CDS encoding oxidoreductase; this encodes MADKGKFAMYWAASCGGCEIAVLNIGEKILDVDANFDIVFWPCAADFKYKDVEGYPDGYIDLCLFNGAIRTSENEEMAHLLRQKSKILVAFGSCAYEGCIPALANLTSKEAIFRTAYLESPSTENPDGVLPQPVTQVPEGELHIPEFYETVKSLDQVVSVDYYIPGCPPEPHQIIAVLDAIIQGAELPPPGSIIGAGTVAVCEECPLEKHEKAIKRIYRPYEKRPEPGICLLEQGIICLGPATRSGCGARCPQVGMGCRGCYGPLDGVEDQGAKFLSAIASVIDVGEPGGEEADLDREIEAVMESLADPAGTFYRFSMAHSLLRRARVNGSGDGEGGTA
- a CDS encoding CoB--CoM heterodisulfide reductase iron-sulfur subunit A family protein; its protein translation is MSEARVGVYICHCGTNIAGTVDVEEVARWAGEQPHVVVARDYKFMCSSLGQDLIEQDIKEQGLTRVVVAACSPHMHEKTFRGACERAGLNPFLFEMANIREQDSWATSDREAATHKAKALVKGAIERVVYNQPLEPLEVEIKPGTLIVGGGIAGITAALELANAGYPVYLVEREPSIGGHMAQLDKTFPTLDCSACILTPKMVEAGQHPNITLLSYSEVEKVDGYLGNFTVTVRKKARYVKEDLCTGCGECENRCPKRVVDEVFEAGLGYRKAIYRPFPQAVPKYPVIDKENCLWFQIGKCRVCERFCPTGAIDYEQEDEILELEVGNIILATGYDLFDPRRIPQYGYGRLANVFTSLEFERMVNAAGPTGGQIVLRDGETRPKSVAIIHCVGSRDKNYNEYCSKVCCMYSLKFAHLVHERLPDAEVYNFYIDIRTPGKGYEEFYHRLLEEGTHFIRGRVAEVTDAARMPGEEGKIIVQVEDTLIGKQRRIPVDMVILSAGLEARHDSKEVAQLFGLGCDFNGFFVERHPKLDPVATMTEGVLIAGACQGPKDIPDTVAQGAAAAARVASLISQRVVEMEPIRAHIDEDRCSGCRICNELCPYSAIVFHEDRQVSEVITALCQGCGACVAACPSEAIAGAHFTREQLMSQIEGILWDVRSLAGRESEKEAVSA
- a CDS encoding hydrogenase iron-sulfur subunit produces the protein MSDTYEPVIVGFLCNWCSYRAADLAGTSRLHYAPNMRPIRVMCSARVDPQFVLKALREGADGVLIAGCHPGECHYVEGNIKALRRYKLLQRLLAQFGIEPERVQIVWASASEGNVLAEAVDRMVEQLRALGPLRWQETVLGGDGHGPVEAGEPAAEEV
- the fusA gene encoding elongation factor G, whose translation is MAKYKVEQLRNVALLGHGSSGKTSLSEALLYDSGGISRMGRVENGSTVSDWDPEEQRRGFSVNASIIPCEWQGYKLNILDTPGYMDFIGEVISAVRVADAAIVVLDAVSGVEVGTEAVWAHADGRKLPRFAFINKMDRENASFEGAIAQLRDAFPGNFVPLQLPIGAEANFQGIVDLVEQKAYIGDSGEPSDVPAEMADAVEEARVQLIEAAAESDDDLIMKYLEGEELTPDEIRRGLSIGVRDGSVIPVLCGSATKNVGVHALLKAIVDFLPSPLEAPKETAKILGSEEEVELTPDPAGPLAALAFKTVADPYVGKLTYFRVMSGTLKSDSRVYNSRTQQEERIGQLFTVRGKEQINVDEVIAGDLGAVAKLSHTLTGDTLCDQGTPLILEGMTFPHPLYEVAVSPKTKADSAKMGPALTRLCEEDPTLQWRQESATRETILAGLGEAHIDVAVRRLESKFGVGVETSIPKVPYRETISRVASAQYRHKKQTGGAGQFAEVHLRVEPLERGAGFEYVNEVFGGAISSSFIPSIEKGIRQVMEQGVIAGYPVVDIKAAVYDGKEHPVDSKDIAFQIAGREVFKLAVQQAGPILLEPIMNVTITVPEQYMGDVLGDLNTKRARVQGMEQVRGKSIIRAQVPLAEMQRYGTDLRSLTQGRGIYTMEFSHYEPVPSHIAERIIAEAKQGSNSDK
- a CDS encoding disulfide reductase; this translates as MKYSYYPGCSLERNAIAYHRSAMAVAAPLGIELAEIQDWNCCGATEYFSVDLLPAYSLVARNLALAAQQANGDQVVAPCSACFLNLSKTDRYMADSPELARKINTALAAGGLHYDPGTVRVRHLLDVIVNDIGYDAVAAKVTKPLHGLQVAPYYGCLIVRPGYQGVFDDPEYPTSLDKLMRTLGAKVVDFPLKTHCCGGHMTQISQPTAYELIRRLLKNAADYDADVIVTLCPMCQLNLDAFQGEVNKYFKTDYHIPVLYFTQLMGLAFGISAKELGIGKEFVDARPALSKIGVEAPEPEAPRRRRRGKKELPMPSMPEEE
- a CDS encoding 4Fe-4S dicluster domain-containing protein, with the protein product MAGSATPARVATFLEEVIAATPGDPHLELCLQCGTCGGSCPSGPDMDHTPRQLFAMIAAGLKDEVLRSNTPWYCVSCYYCVARCPQEVHITDVMYTLKQMAIREGLYRESSAAEVPEFSETFIDLVENYGRSFELGLATRYTLRHHPLNVVKMAPMGLELLRKGRMDLTPKRIKGLDQLQAILAKARELGGAA